One segment of Daphnia magna isolate NIES linkage group LG2, ASM2063170v1.1, whole genome shotgun sequence DNA contains the following:
- the LOC116917561 gene encoding uncharacterized protein LOC116917561 isoform X1: MSNDGKLLVSYGSFSSVDQCSVARMKVQEEGMVRYRPEAGERGYTFRLVNNNGNNGDVNGGSPTGTLISDHSGASTLDSSVYKERIDSLFRQQHLRRHANETQKPLVEEEDDAAVNEPTMEHLQLHFQKVLAEQRGNVASPVPATPSTKNHSTTYIQVNNHVNHTLMRESTPESRAQRFNEARTAVQAQIEKMFQDASTTNGQQPNKTAMNHHVSTSSPSTVNDPSSSVINITNHKAVINVRSDYPLPPTQKAVHNKQNVPLPPIPAVPPPSPPSSSAMTNTNQYKVDYLGSLSLPGRATSLESLQFPLKELYSQYRQHENANRNQIYRGTMEISPAGLKIQYYLSDSRRPSVPQEVLNPFPTIAVWAAVKFVARTESTGRKFAFLPLICDPENQDKQNLFHPLSAADDGDWVTSPTFHPPLFTCVMRNTQAPKDLECHAFVCDNPEDAIVIAANLYQALLRNMKNNESSQQQPQQQPPPPQQQAPPPPPTSATPVNKIAQPIYSPSTSVSNWSESSVTSSFQQPVRPPRRKKSTKPLDGGLERRKSIRRSQNKTRSSQGKANLRRSMRNASQRSNTGRVVVKRSVSERHLGEVLTSDGLDGPDQSNNGDILTKVAIPRSKSFMTVPQQNYSFSELFEELKKREGVRSVDDVLKTIVNKDRMSFNDLTPAYKEMLMKLALTLSKDEMFQRSKNIMRHQTSNLSKTKSKGKADVTRNETNKLAARDSDAEHSTSSSRISSVLRATKKSFSKWGAARSVSTGYSVTKEEKQASEPQLIKNIKIIKSPEPSIVSVAPLVFPTKHFNPKTPLPPRSVVANNKNGIVNKAPDYSASCSECGYDSESCSHKCYCSFNETQSQDTTDYSDAERCYCSLKRISKSSGAPVYRIRLDSDDTDTSHDSLPDPAVRHPPHIKPTKNRPNYARKSSSMTSWSALSGAESPLTAWRRNTANLQHSAPATTTKPSAHPQSTRFTLSSASSLRQKSLSSYLSDTSLDSDVVAMTEPAHKSANGKSSFAKQPEILRRKSRSSYLSSETEMDSTSCNSFVRGPISLTNQQQRLQRKTSPAESVGYQSYDSTGSSGRTSRNFSLENLSSVSDDRRNSNSSSDRSLKSQNSVRGNKFLMVSAVDPKGKIVYRGTSSAGSTHHSQHHHRSVAKTVPEGALSAKKTTEIAAMFSNIKLNQTTDIVIDDSEVTEDTASEISTDDAYSSMHYRGAVRNNKNGFSKRSELENSLGYLP, encoded by the exons ATGTCAAACGATGGAAAGCTTTTAGTTTCTTATGGGAGCTTCAGTAGCGTTGACCAGTGTTCCGTGGCGCGGATGAAG GTCCAAGAAGAAGGAATGGTGAGATACCGCCCGGAAGCCGGTGAACGGGGCTACACATTCCGATTGGTGAACAACAACGGCAACAACGGTGATGTGAACGGCGGTAGCCCAACCGGAACTCTCATATCGGATCACAGTGGTGCGTCGACACTGGATAGTTCCGTGTACAAGGAAAGAATCGATAGCCTCTTCCGACAGCAACATCTTCGCCGCCACGCTAACGAAACGCAAAAACCTTTGGTCGAGGAAGAAGATGACGCGGCTGTAAATGAACCAACCATGGAACATTTGCAACTTCACTTCCAAAAAGTGTTGGCTGAACAACGCGGAAACGTTGCGTCACCAGTTCCAGCCACTCCGTCCACTAAGAATCATTCAACTACATACATTCAGGTCAATAACCACGTGAATCACACGTTGATGCGGGAATCAACGCCTGAGAGTCGAGCCCAGCGTTTCAACGAGGCTCGCACAGCCGTTCAGGCGCAAATCGAGAAGATGTTCCAAGATGCATCAACAACCAATGGCCAGCAACCGAACAAAACGGCTATGAACCATCACGTCTCCACGTCGTCACCGTCGACCGTAAACGATCCGAGTTCATCCGTTATCAACATAACCAATCATAAAGCGGTGATCAATGTTCGTTCCGACTACCCGTTACCTCCTACCCAAAAAGCAGTGCATAACAAGCAAAATGTTCCTCTTCCACCCATTCCGGCCGTGCCACCACCGTCGCCTCCCTCCTCATCAGCAATGACCAACACCAATCAGTACAAAGTTGATTATCTTGGCTCGTTATCGCTACCAGGCCGTGCTACAAGCCTGGAGTCGCTCCAGTTTCCATTGAAAGAGCTTTACAGCCAATATCGGCAGCATGAAAATGCGAACAGGAATCAAATCTACCGCGGCACAATGGAAATTTCTCCAGCCGGTTTGAAAATCCAATACTATTTGTCAGACAGTCGTAGACCCAGCGTTCCGCAGGAGGTCTTAAACCCATTTCCCACTATTGCCGTTTGGGCGGCAGTCAAATTCGTGGCACGTACAGAATCAACGGGTCGAAAGTTTGCCTTCCTACCACTCATTTGCGACCCGGAGAACCAGGACAAACAGAATCTTTTCCACCCGCTGAGTGCGGCTGATGATGGCGATTGGGTAACTTCGCCTACCTTTCATCCCCCATTGTTCACCTGTGTGATGCGCAATACACAAGCTCCTAAAGACCTGGAATGCCACGCTTTCGTTTGCGACAATCCAGAGGATGCCATTGTAATTGCGGCAAATCTATATCAAGCTCTGCTGCGTAATATGAAAAACAATGAATCGTCACAACAGCAGCCGCAGCAACAACCACCACCACCGCAACAACAGGCACCACCTCCGCCGCCGACATCTGCTACTCCCGTTAACAAAATTGCGCAGCCCATCTACTCGCCTTCAACCAGTGTCTCTAATTGGAGCGAGAGTTCAGTCACTTCGAGTTTCCAGCAACCAGTTCGCCCACCGCGACGCAAAAAATCTACAAAGCCTTTGGATGGAGGCCTTGAAAGACGGAAGAGTATCCGGCGAAGTCAAAATAAAACTAGATCTTCGCAAGGCAAAGCGAATTTACGTCGAAGTATGCGTAACGCTAGCCAACGGAGTAACACTGGCCGTGTTGTTGTTAAACGAAGCGTGTCTGAGCGACATTTGGGCGAGGTATTAACGTCAGATGGGTTGGATGGGCCGGATCAAAGTAACAATGGAGACATACTCACTAAAGTAGCCATTCCGCGAAGCAAGAGTTTCATGACCGTTCCACAGCAAAATTACTCCTTTTCCGAACTTTTTGAAGAATtaaag AAACGTGAAGGTGTCCGGAGTGTAGACGATGTTCTGAAAACAATAGTCAATAAAGACCGCATGTCTTTCAATGATTTGACGCCAGCCTACAAAGAAATGTTGATGAAATTGGCTTTGACGCTCAGCAAGGACGAGATGTTCCAGCGCTCTAAGAACATTATGAGACATCAGACTAGTAATTTGAGTAAAACGAAATCCAAGGGCAAAGCCGACGTAACCAGAAATGAGACAAACAAATTGGCTGCAAGAGATTCCGATGCTGAGCACAGCACCAGTTCTTCACGCATCAGTAGCGTCCTGCGAGCTACCAAGAAATCTTTCTCCAAGTGGGGCGCAGCTCGCTCCGTTTCAACTGGTTATTCGGTTACCAAGGAAGAGAAGCAAGCATCCGAGCCTCAATTAATTAAGAACATAAAAATCATTAAGAGCCCGGAGCCCTCCATTGTTTCCGTGGCTCCATTGGTTTTCCCGACCAAGCATTTCAATCCCAAGACGCCGTTGCCACCGAGGTCTGTTGTCGCCAACAACAAGAACGGCATCGTCAACAAAGCGCCTGATTACAGCGCATCCTGTTCTGAATGCGGCTATGACAGTGAATCTTGTTCGCATAAATGCTATTGTTCATTCAACGAAACACAATCGCAAGACACCACTGATTACAGCGACGCTGAACGATGTTACTGCTCGTTAAAGAGAATCAGCAAGTCGAGTGGGGCTCCAGTTTATCGCATTCGTCTCGACTCTGATGATACAGACACTAGCCACGACAGTTTGCCCGATCCGGCTGTCAGGCATCCACCTCACATTAAACCTACAAAGAATCGTCCGAATTATGCAAGAAAATCGTCCAGTatgacgtcgtggtctgctttATCTGGAGCCGAGTCGCCATTAACGGCCTGGCGAAGAAATACGGCTAATTTGCAACATTCCGCTCCAGCAACGACAACTAAACCTTCCGCGCATCCCCAGTCTACCCGCTTTACATTGTCCAGCGCATCTTCTTTAAGGCAAAAGAGTTTAAGCTCTTATTTAAGTGACACGTCATTGGATTCGGATGTCGTAGCCATGACTGAGCCGGCTCACAAATCGGCTAACGGCAAAAGTTCATTCGCTAAGCAGCCGGAGATTTTACGCAGGAAAAGCCGTAGTTCGTATTTATCTAGCGAGACGGAAATGGATTCGACCAGTTGCAACAGTTTCGTTCGTGGTCCAATCTCGCTGACCAATCAGCAGCAGCGGTTACAGCGCAAAACCAGCCCAGCCGAATCGGTCGGCTATCAGAGTTATGATTCGACGGGAAGCAGTGGTCGGACGTCTAGGAATTTCAGCTTAGAAAATCTGAGTTCCGTTAGCGACGACAGAAGGAATTCGAATTCTTCGAGCGATAGATCGCTAAAGTCACAAAACTCGGTCCGTGGCAATAAA TTTTTGATGGTGTCGGCAGTGGACCCCAAGGGCAAGATCGTTTACCGAGGCACGTCCTCAGCTGGTTCGACCCACCATAGCCAACATCACCACCGCTCCGTCGCCAAGACGGTGCCGGAAGGTGCGTTGTCGGCCAAGAAGACGACCGAGATAGCGGCCATGTTTTCCAATATCAAGCTCAACCAGACAACGGACATCGTCATCGACGATAGCGAGGTCACCGAAGACACGGCGTCGGAGATTTCCACAGATGACGCCTACAGCTCGATGCATTATCGAGGCGCAGTCCGGAATAATAAGAATGGGTTTTCGAAGCGAAGTGAATTAGAAAATTCCTTGGGATACCTTCCATAA
- the LOC116917561 gene encoding uncharacterized protein LOC116917561 isoform X2 has translation MVRYRPEAGERGYTFRLVNNNGNNGDVNGGSPTGTLISDHSGASTLDSSVYKERIDSLFRQQHLRRHANETQKPLVEEEDDAAVNEPTMEHLQLHFQKVLAEQRGNVASPVPATPSTKNHSTTYIQVNNHVNHTLMRESTPESRAQRFNEARTAVQAQIEKMFQDASTTNGQQPNKTAMNHHVSTSSPSTVNDPSSSVINITNHKAVINVRSDYPLPPTQKAVHNKQNVPLPPIPAVPPPSPPSSSAMTNTNQYKVDYLGSLSLPGRATSLESLQFPLKELYSQYRQHENANRNQIYRGTMEISPAGLKIQYYLSDSRRPSVPQEVLNPFPTIAVWAAVKFVARTESTGRKFAFLPLICDPENQDKQNLFHPLSAADDGDWVTSPTFHPPLFTCVMRNTQAPKDLECHAFVCDNPEDAIVIAANLYQALLRNMKNNESSQQQPQQQPPPPQQQAPPPPPTSATPVNKIAQPIYSPSTSVSNWSESSVTSSFQQPVRPPRRKKSTKPLDGGLERRKSIRRSQNKTRSSQGKANLRRSMRNASQRSNTGRVVVKRSVSERHLGEVLTSDGLDGPDQSNNGDILTKVAIPRSKSFMTVPQQNYSFSELFEELKKREGVRSVDDVLKTIVNKDRMSFNDLTPAYKEMLMKLALTLSKDEMFQRSKNIMRHQTSNLSKTKSKGKADVTRNETNKLAARDSDAEHSTSSSRISSVLRATKKSFSKWGAARSVSTGYSVTKEEKQASEPQLIKNIKIIKSPEPSIVSVAPLVFPTKHFNPKTPLPPRSVVANNKNGIVNKAPDYSASCSECGYDSESCSHKCYCSFNETQSQDTTDYSDAERCYCSLKRISKSSGAPVYRIRLDSDDTDTSHDSLPDPAVRHPPHIKPTKNRPNYARKSSSMTSWSALSGAESPLTAWRRNTANLQHSAPATTTKPSAHPQSTRFTLSSASSLRQKSLSSYLSDTSLDSDVVAMTEPAHKSANGKSSFAKQPEILRRKSRSSYLSSETEMDSTSCNSFVRGPISLTNQQQRLQRKTSPAESVGYQSYDSTGSSGRTSRNFSLENLSSVSDDRRNSNSSSDRSLKSQNSVRGNKFLMVSAVDPKGKIVYRGTSSAGSTHHSQHHHRSVAKTVPEGALSAKKTTEIAAMFSNIKLNQTTDIVIDDSEVTEDTASEISTDDAYSSMHYRGAVRNNKNGFSKRSELENSLGYLP, from the exons ATGGTGAGATACCGCCCGGAAGCCGGTGAACGGGGCTACACATTCCGATTGGTGAACAACAACGGCAACAACGGTGATGTGAACGGCGGTAGCCCAACCGGAACTCTCATATCGGATCACAGTGGTGCGTCGACACTGGATAGTTCCGTGTACAAGGAAAGAATCGATAGCCTCTTCCGACAGCAACATCTTCGCCGCCACGCTAACGAAACGCAAAAACCTTTGGTCGAGGAAGAAGATGACGCGGCTGTAAATGAACCAACCATGGAACATTTGCAACTTCACTTCCAAAAAGTGTTGGCTGAACAACGCGGAAACGTTGCGTCACCAGTTCCAGCCACTCCGTCCACTAAGAATCATTCAACTACATACATTCAGGTCAATAACCACGTGAATCACACGTTGATGCGGGAATCAACGCCTGAGAGTCGAGCCCAGCGTTTCAACGAGGCTCGCACAGCCGTTCAGGCGCAAATCGAGAAGATGTTCCAAGATGCATCAACAACCAATGGCCAGCAACCGAACAAAACGGCTATGAACCATCACGTCTCCACGTCGTCACCGTCGACCGTAAACGATCCGAGTTCATCCGTTATCAACATAACCAATCATAAAGCGGTGATCAATGTTCGTTCCGACTACCCGTTACCTCCTACCCAAAAAGCAGTGCATAACAAGCAAAATGTTCCTCTTCCACCCATTCCGGCCGTGCCACCACCGTCGCCTCCCTCCTCATCAGCAATGACCAACACCAATCAGTACAAAGTTGATTATCTTGGCTCGTTATCGCTACCAGGCCGTGCTACAAGCCTGGAGTCGCTCCAGTTTCCATTGAAAGAGCTTTACAGCCAATATCGGCAGCATGAAAATGCGAACAGGAATCAAATCTACCGCGGCACAATGGAAATTTCTCCAGCCGGTTTGAAAATCCAATACTATTTGTCAGACAGTCGTAGACCCAGCGTTCCGCAGGAGGTCTTAAACCCATTTCCCACTATTGCCGTTTGGGCGGCAGTCAAATTCGTGGCACGTACAGAATCAACGGGTCGAAAGTTTGCCTTCCTACCACTCATTTGCGACCCGGAGAACCAGGACAAACAGAATCTTTTCCACCCGCTGAGTGCGGCTGATGATGGCGATTGGGTAACTTCGCCTACCTTTCATCCCCCATTGTTCACCTGTGTGATGCGCAATACACAAGCTCCTAAAGACCTGGAATGCCACGCTTTCGTTTGCGACAATCCAGAGGATGCCATTGTAATTGCGGCAAATCTATATCAAGCTCTGCTGCGTAATATGAAAAACAATGAATCGTCACAACAGCAGCCGCAGCAACAACCACCACCACCGCAACAACAGGCACCACCTCCGCCGCCGACATCTGCTACTCCCGTTAACAAAATTGCGCAGCCCATCTACTCGCCTTCAACCAGTGTCTCTAATTGGAGCGAGAGTTCAGTCACTTCGAGTTTCCAGCAACCAGTTCGCCCACCGCGACGCAAAAAATCTACAAAGCCTTTGGATGGAGGCCTTGAAAGACGGAAGAGTATCCGGCGAAGTCAAAATAAAACTAGATCTTCGCAAGGCAAAGCGAATTTACGTCGAAGTATGCGTAACGCTAGCCAACGGAGTAACACTGGCCGTGTTGTTGTTAAACGAAGCGTGTCTGAGCGACATTTGGGCGAGGTATTAACGTCAGATGGGTTGGATGGGCCGGATCAAAGTAACAATGGAGACATACTCACTAAAGTAGCCATTCCGCGAAGCAAGAGTTTCATGACCGTTCCACAGCAAAATTACTCCTTTTCCGAACTTTTTGAAGAATtaaag AAACGTGAAGGTGTCCGGAGTGTAGACGATGTTCTGAAAACAATAGTCAATAAAGACCGCATGTCTTTCAATGATTTGACGCCAGCCTACAAAGAAATGTTGATGAAATTGGCTTTGACGCTCAGCAAGGACGAGATGTTCCAGCGCTCTAAGAACATTATGAGACATCAGACTAGTAATTTGAGTAAAACGAAATCCAAGGGCAAAGCCGACGTAACCAGAAATGAGACAAACAAATTGGCTGCAAGAGATTCCGATGCTGAGCACAGCACCAGTTCTTCACGCATCAGTAGCGTCCTGCGAGCTACCAAGAAATCTTTCTCCAAGTGGGGCGCAGCTCGCTCCGTTTCAACTGGTTATTCGGTTACCAAGGAAGAGAAGCAAGCATCCGAGCCTCAATTAATTAAGAACATAAAAATCATTAAGAGCCCGGAGCCCTCCATTGTTTCCGTGGCTCCATTGGTTTTCCCGACCAAGCATTTCAATCCCAAGACGCCGTTGCCACCGAGGTCTGTTGTCGCCAACAACAAGAACGGCATCGTCAACAAAGCGCCTGATTACAGCGCATCCTGTTCTGAATGCGGCTATGACAGTGAATCTTGTTCGCATAAATGCTATTGTTCATTCAACGAAACACAATCGCAAGACACCACTGATTACAGCGACGCTGAACGATGTTACTGCTCGTTAAAGAGAATCAGCAAGTCGAGTGGGGCTCCAGTTTATCGCATTCGTCTCGACTCTGATGATACAGACACTAGCCACGACAGTTTGCCCGATCCGGCTGTCAGGCATCCACCTCACATTAAACCTACAAAGAATCGTCCGAATTATGCAAGAAAATCGTCCAGTatgacgtcgtggtctgctttATCTGGAGCCGAGTCGCCATTAACGGCCTGGCGAAGAAATACGGCTAATTTGCAACATTCCGCTCCAGCAACGACAACTAAACCTTCCGCGCATCCCCAGTCTACCCGCTTTACATTGTCCAGCGCATCTTCTTTAAGGCAAAAGAGTTTAAGCTCTTATTTAAGTGACACGTCATTGGATTCGGATGTCGTAGCCATGACTGAGCCGGCTCACAAATCGGCTAACGGCAAAAGTTCATTCGCTAAGCAGCCGGAGATTTTACGCAGGAAAAGCCGTAGTTCGTATTTATCTAGCGAGACGGAAATGGATTCGACCAGTTGCAACAGTTTCGTTCGTGGTCCAATCTCGCTGACCAATCAGCAGCAGCGGTTACAGCGCAAAACCAGCCCAGCCGAATCGGTCGGCTATCAGAGTTATGATTCGACGGGAAGCAGTGGTCGGACGTCTAGGAATTTCAGCTTAGAAAATCTGAGTTCCGTTAGCGACGACAGAAGGAATTCGAATTCTTCGAGCGATAGATCGCTAAAGTCACAAAACTCGGTCCGTGGCAATAAA TTTTTGATGGTGTCGGCAGTGGACCCCAAGGGCAAGATCGTTTACCGAGGCACGTCCTCAGCTGGTTCGACCCACCATAGCCAACATCACCACCGCTCCGTCGCCAAGACGGTGCCGGAAGGTGCGTTGTCGGCCAAGAAGACGACCGAGATAGCGGCCATGTTTTCCAATATCAAGCTCAACCAGACAACGGACATCGTCATCGACGATAGCGAGGTCACCGAAGACACGGCGTCGGAGATTTCCACAGATGACGCCTACAGCTCGATGCATTATCGAGGCGCAGTCCGGAATAATAAGAATGGGTTTTCGAAGCGAAGTGAATTAGAAAATTCCTTGGGATACCTTCCATAA
- the LOC116917563 gene encoding protein HGH1 homolog, protein MTEIKELSQFLALDVRLDVKALALQQTLGLTGTTDGRHLLINTPCIVKNLCQLLNDGQNSVAKDASLALINLSADEDVIPALLAEATNIVEHMLKIISNPEHNLADPACMVLSNLTRTKLGSEKVFQSMEGNLDKYIDIFCQEKYNKKGARLHYLASVLSNLSQLPAARSYILDPSRSCLQRLVSFTDYKDSICRRGAILGLIKNCCFETDHHEFLLSEAVDLLPKLLIPLAGPEEFDEEDNDKLPIDLQYLGEEKTREPDPDIRKMLLEALTQLCATKFGREYLRSKNTYVILRELHKWEKNENVLVVLEHLVNILIRFEHEIGHDNLKEIEVPDEITEKFNALEPAL, encoded by the exons ATGACGGAAATCAAAGAATTATCGCAGTTCCTTGCGTTGGATGTGCGACTAGATGTGAAGGCTCTAGCACTACAGCAGACCCTAG GATTGACAGGTACAACCGATGGAAGGCACCTTTTAATTAACACACCATGCATTGTTAAGAACCTGTGTCAACTTTTAAATGATGGCCAAAACTCAGTTGCAAAAGATGCAAGTTTGGCGCTCATCAACCTTTCGGCTGACGAAGACGTCATACCAGCTTTGCTTGCAGAAGCAACAAATATTGTCGAACACATGCTGAAGATCATAAGCAATCCGGAACACAACCTTGCTGATCCTGCTTGTATGGTTTTGTCAAATCTTACACGAACGAAACTTGGAAGTGAAAAAGTGTTTCAAAGTATGGAGGGAAATTTAGACAAATACATTGATATATTCTGCcaagaaaaatacaacaagaAAGGTGCACGTCTTCACTATCTTGCATCTGTATTGTCCAATTTGAGCCAACTTCCTGCTGCGAGAAG CTATATTTTGGACCCATCCCGGTCATGCCTGCAGAGGCTCGTTTCTTTTACAGACTACAAAGATTCCATCTGTAGAAGGGGTGCTATTCTAGGACTGATAAAAAATTGCTGTTTTGAAACAG AccaccatgaatttttactgaGTGAAGCTGTTGACTTGCTCCCCAAGTTACTTATTCCTCTAGCCGGTCCCGAGGAATTCGACGAAGAAGATAACGATAAGCTACCCATCGATTTGCAATATTTGGGTGAAGAGAAAACTAGAGAGCCTGATCCTGACATACGTAAAATGCTTTTGGAGGCCCTGACTCAG TTATGCGCCACTAAATTTGGACGGGAATACTTGCGCTCAAAAAATACTTACGTCATCCTACGTGAGCTCCACAAGTGGGAAAAGAACGAGAATGTTTTGGTAGTTCTTGAACATTTGGTCAACATACTGATTAG GTTCGAGCACGAAATCGGCCACGATAATCTCAAAGAAATAGAGGTTCCGGATGAAATAACCGAAAAATTTAATGCTCTAGAGCCTGCTTTGTGA